The Acinetobacter shaoyimingii DNA segment ATCAGATATTGAGCATGGAGTATTACAGCGTAACCATATTCATATCGCTGTATGTGACCAAGATAAAGTAACCGAAACTTTAACAGCTTTACGTAAAAGCAAGGCAACAGAAAAAGCGAAAGCAAAATTTATTCTCGCAACGGACGGTTTGAATTTACAAGCTGAGGATCTAATTTCTGGCGACACTATTAGTTCAAATTTCTCTGAGTTTGCAGAGCATTTTGGTTTCTTTTTACCTTTAGCAGGTATTTCTACGATTCGAGAGATTAAAGATAACCCGATAGATGTGCGTGCAACGGGTCGTCTCAATAAGCTCTACATTGAACTTTTAAAAGAGAACCCAGATTGGGCCACTGAAGAACGTCGTCAAGACATGAACCATTTCATGGCACGTTTAATTTTTTGTTTCTTTGCTGAGGATACAGAAATATTTAAGCCCACTGGAATCTTTACGAAGACAATTTCAGATATGTCAGAACGTGATTCCAGCAATACCCATGAAGTGATTAGTACATTATTTCATGCAATGAATATAGAAGATTCAAAGCGTGCAGAGACTAAACTTCCTGTATGGGCAAAAAGATTCCCTTATGTAAATGGTGGCTTATTCTCGGGCAGTACTGAGGTGCCTAAATTCTCTAAGATAGCTCGTACTTACTTGTTACATGCAGGTGAGCTGAATTGGCAAAAAATTAATCCAGATATTTTTGGATCAATGATTCAAGCAGTCACCAATGATGATGAACGTGGTTCATTAGGGATGCACTATACTAGTGTTCCAAACATCTTAAAGGTATTAAACCCTCTATTCTTAGATGATTTAAACGAGCAATTAGAAGCATCAAAGGAAAGTCCTTTGAAGTTGTTCAATTTACGTAAACGTATTGCACGTATTCGTGTGTTTGACCCTGCATGTGGTTCGGGAAATTTCCTTGTTATTGCGTATAAAGAGCTACGCAAAATTGAGGCTAAAATTAATGAGCTACGCAATGAAAAAGGTCGTGCAACAGACATTCCACTGACGAATTTCCGTGGTATTGAGATCAATAGTTTCCCTGCTGAAATTGCACGTTTAGCCTTGGTGATCGCTGAGTATCAATCGAATGTTCAGTACTGTGGTCAGATTGAAGCATTGCAAACAGTTTTACCACTTTCTAAAGAGAATTGGATTATTTGTGGTAATGCGTTACGTTTGGATTGGTTAAGTATTTGTCCGCCAACAGGTAATGCGGTGAAAGTTGTTGCGGATGATTTATTTGAGACACCGTTAGTACAGACTGAAATTGACTTTGAAAATGAAGGTGGGGAAACCTATATTTGTGGTAATCCTCCCTATCTAGGATCTACTTGGCAAACTGACGAACAAAAAGCTGATCTAGAAAAATTATTTAGAAAAGAAACTAATGTTTGGAAGTCTTTAGATTATGTCTCAGGATGGTTTTTCAAAGCGGCTCTATATATTTCTGAAAATACAGATGCTAAGTCAGCTTTAGTAGCTACTAACTCTATTTGTCAAGGGCAGCAAGTAGCAATATTGTGGCCATCAATTTTTGCGAGGAAAATTAATATTGAATTTGCTTATACTAGTTTTTCATGGGCAAATTTAGCTGCACATAATGCAGGGGTAACAGTAATAATAGTTGGGTTATCTAAACAGAGTAGTACGAAAAAACGCATATTTACTACTTCTAGTGAAAACGAGATTCTTGAAAAAACTGTTAATAATATTAACGCCTACTTGGTTGAGGGTGAAAATATTATTATTGAAAAAAGATCTAAACCAATCTCAGATCTAACAGAAATGATTGCAGGAAATAAACCAGTTGATGGTGGCAACTTATTACTCACTTTAAACGAATTGCAAAATCTAAATTTAGACAAAGGCTTGCAAAGAAAAATTATAAAGCAGTGTTATGGATCCGCAGAATTAATAAGAGGTCTTCAACGATATTGTATATGGATTGATAAGTCCAATTTGGATGAAGCAACTGAGAATGCTGAAATATATTCAAGAATTGAAGCTGTTAAAAAAATTAGGTTAGCTAGTTCAAAAGAATCTACAAGAAAAGCCGCAGAGAGAGCTTTTTCATTTGAGGAAACTAAGCCAACAGCTAATAAATCAGCTTTATGTGTTCCTGTGACGAGTTCTGAAAATAGAGAGTATTTGCCTGTTGATATATTAAGTCCAGAAAAGATTGTATTAAATACAGCTTGTGTAGCTAATGATGCACCACTTTGGAATATGGCGATTATTACATCAAAAATTATGCAAGTATGGGTAGGTGCAGTATGTATTCGTATGCGTACTGATTTTCGTTTTACACCTACATTAGCTTGGAACACTTTTCCAGTTCCAAGTCTTACAGAAAAAAATAAAGCTGATTTAACTCGCTGTGCTGAAAATATTTTATTAGCTCGTGAAGCGCATTTCCCTGCAACGATTGCAGATCTTTATGATCCAGAAAAAATGCCAGAAAACTTACGCCAAGCACATGAAGAAAATGATGAGGTGCTAGAGCGTATCTATATTGGTCGTCGCTTTAAAAATGATACAGAGCGCCTAGAAAAACTATTTTCAATGTATACAGAAATGACTTCAAAACAAGCTGGGAAGAAAAAAGCATGACAACTTCAGAAAATCCAACTAATCAACGAACTGTCCCTGCTGTTTCCATTAAAATAGCTTGTACAGGAGCATCAAATAAAGCGAATGAACTCGGCATGCGCCCAATGCAGGAACGTGCTTATGATAAACGTGGTGAACAATACCTACTAATTAAATCACCGCCAGCATCAGGTAAATCACGTGCATTGATGTTTGTTGCTTTAGATAAATTAGCTAATCAAGGGATTCAGCAAGCACTAATTGTGGTGCCTGAACGCTCTATTGGCAGTAGCTTTGCTGATGAAGAATTAACAAAGCATGGTTTCTGGGCAGATTGGAAAGTAAAACCCCATTGGAACCTCTGTAATGTACCCAATGCTGATGATGAAAAAGTTGCAAAGTCTAAAGTAAAAGCAGTTGGTGAATTTTTAGCAAGTGAAGACAAAGTATTAGTGTGTACGCATGCAACTTTCCGCTTTGCTGTGGAAGAGCTTGGTGTAGAAGCATTTGATAATCGATTAATTGCAATTGATGAATTCCATCATGTAAGTAGTAATCCAGATAATAAACTGGGTGCTCAACTCAGTCAGTTTATGGAGCGAGATAAAGCGCATATCGTAGCGATGACAGGTTCATACTTCCGTGGAGATTCTGAAGCGGTTTTATCGCCAACCGATGAAAATAAGTTTGAGACAGTTACCTATACGTACTACGAACAACTGAATGGCTATACCTATTTAAAAGCCTTAGATATTGGGTATTTTTTCTATACAGGGAAATACACTGATGCTGTTATGAAAGTTTTAGATCCTACGCTTAAAACTATTATTCATATTCCAAATGTCAATTCTCGTGAAAGCACCCAAATGGGTAAGCATATCGAAGTTGAACACATTATGGATGCAATGGGGACTTGGAAAGGGGTTGATGAAGAAACAGGTTTCCATCTAATCGAAATCACAACAGAGATGGGCAATAAGCGCATTTTAAAAGTTGCTGACCTTGTAGATGATAGTGATGCAGCAAAACGCTCTAAAGTACTGACAGCACTAAAAGATCCAAAACAACGCTTTAACCGTGATCATGTCGATATCATTATTGCCTTAGGTATGGCGAAAGAGGGCTTTGACTGGATTTGGTGTGAGCATGCTTTAACGATTGGTTACCGTAGTAGCTTAACTGAGATTGTACAAATTATTGGTCGTGCTACTCGAGATGCTGAAGGTAAACACCGTGCCAAATTTACCAATTTAATTGCTGAGCCTGATGCATCTGAAAAACTCGTTGTCGAAGCTGTAAACGATATGCTGAAAGCCATTGCTGCAAGTTTGTTAATGGAGCAAGTGTTAGCGCCTCGTTTTGAATTTACGCCTAAAGATCAGGGTGCATTAGATGGCTTTGATTATGGCAAAGATGGTTATCAAAAAGGTAAAACAAACGTTGGTATTAATGGTAAGACAGGACAAGTCCATGTCGAAATTAATGACCTAAAAAAACCAGAATCTGAAGAAGCTAATCGTATTTGTAAAGAAGATTTAAACGAAATTATTACGGCTTTTGTTCAAAATAAATCTGCTATTGAACGTGGCCTCTTTGACCAAGAAAATGTCGTACCTGAAGAATTAACGCAGTTAGCGCTGGGTAAAATTGTTCAGGAAAAATATCCAGAATTAGAGCCTGAAGATCAAGAAGCCGTACGTCAACATGCCATTGCAGCATTTAACTTGATCCAGCAAGCGAAAAAAGAGCTTGAACAAGCCCAACAAACGCTTGGAGGCACAACAGCTGGCCCTAGCGGAACTGGAAATCCAGATGATAAACCTGAATCGAACATAGCGTTTATTCAGGGTGTTAAACGTTTTATGAATGTACGTGATTTGGATATTGATTTGATTGATCACATCAATCCATTCGAATCAGCGTATGCCGTCCTTTCTAAAGCAATGGATGAAGCAACACTAAGACAAGTTCAAGCACATATTTCGGCTAAGCGTATCAACCTAAGCCCTGAAGAGGCAAAAGAATTAGCAATTCGAGCTGTGCAGTTTAAAAAAGAGCGAGGTCGTTTGCCAGATATTAACTCTCAAGATGCGTGGGAAAAACGTATGGCTGAAGGTGTTGCAGCCTTTGCTCGATTCAAGGCACAAGAAAAAGCGAAAGCGAGTTCTTAATTAGGAGAATCAGTGATGGAACGACTGACAGATGATCAAATTCTAGATGAACTTGAAATTCAACTTGAGTTAAAATCGCCAAAAGTCTTAACGCCTTTACAGGAACGTTTGATTTCTGGGTTTGAAGAAATTAATCACTTCTTTGAAACCCATCAGCGAATTCCATCACATCATGCTGATGCAGATATTTTTGAAAAATTATGTGCATCTCGATTAGATAAAATCAAACAGAATTCTGAAATGAAATCTGTTGTTCTATTCTTAGATAAATTCAATCTCTTAGGTTAAACAAGGTAAATTTATGGCTGATTTTTCTGATGACGAGTTATTGTCAGAGTTGGGAATTGATCTAGCACCAGTTAAGTCAGTGACCTATACAGCTAAAGAAGAACGTTTAATCTCTGGCTTTGAAGAAATCATTCATTTCTATGAAGAGCATAAAAGAGTGCCATCTAATACTGCTGAGACGGATATTTTTGAACGTATGTATGCTGTGAGATTGGCTCAACTCAAACAATCTGATGAAGCAAAAAAGCTGTTAGCTGATTTTGATCAATACAGCTTGTTGTCTGATTCTGATAATGAAAATTCAGATGTAGCAAGTTTAGCAGAGGATGATTTACTCGCTGAATTAGGGATTGAATTGGAAGATGAAGAAAATATTCTTATTCTAAAAAATGTACGGACTCAAGAAGAACGTAAAGAAGCTGAATTAGTTGGTAGACAAAAAGTATGTGAAGATTTTGGAGTATTTGAACCATTATTTAATCAAATCCAAAGCGAGTTAGAAACTGGTATTCGATACACTAAGCGCTATGGGAAAAATAATGTTTTAGAGAAAAATGATTGGTTCATACTCAATGGACAATTAGTGTTTATTGCAGAAATATCGGAATATTTTGAAACATCAGATGGCCATCTTGATGCAAGAACACGCTTAATCTATTCAAATGGCACAGAGAGCAATATTTTAATGCGCTCGTTAACTAAATCTTTATATAAAGATGAAGCTGGTAGACGTGTACTAATTACAAATAATACAGGCCCTTTATTCGTTGAAGAAAACTTACCTAAGTTAGAAAATGAGATTGAAATACAAAGTGGTACTATTTACGTACTTCGTAGCTTATCGAGCAACTCTTTTATTAAAGAACATAAACAAGTTATTCATAAAATTGGCGTAACTACTAGTAAAGTGAATAAACGCATCACTGATGCTAAAAATGATCCTACTTATCTGCTCGCAGATGTAGAACTAGTTGCTAGCTATGCATTACCAGAAAATGTTGTACCTCATAAATTAGAAAAATTGATTCACAAAGTTTTACAATCTGCTCAGTTAGATATCAATATTGAAGATAGATTTGGTAAACCTGTGAAACCGAAAGAATGGTTTTTAGTACCTCTAGAAATTATTGAAGAAATCATTAAACATTTGAAAAATGGTACGATTACTGAATATATTTATGATATTAACAAAGCAACTTTAGTACCTATAACTAAGGAATCAGACTCCTAGCTGGTATTTTTAAACTATCAGCTAGTTGAAAGATTTTTTCTAAAGTAGGATTCACCTCTCCCCTTTCAATCCGTCCTAAATAACTACGATCCATATTACAGAGCAATGCCAATTGCTCTTGTGACATGTTTCGTTCTTTTCGATATTTACGAACAAGTTGCCCAAATTGAATAGTAAGTTCTGACATAAACATTCAAATGCTTAAAAAACAGAACTATCACTATTTGAGGACTATATATCCACGGACTATAATCCTCTTTTTAAGTTTTCTAGTCTTTCATCATGAAACAAATTGCTTCCCCTATCTTTAAATATTTTCTTTTACTTTTATCCCGCAATCAAATTAATGGATGGACATCAAACAAAATTTGGAACAACTTGAATCTTTCAAAAGATGAGAAGCATCAAATCAACAAACAGCAGCTTTATAGACTTCTGAGAAAAATGGTCCGACAAGGACACTTGGCCAAACATATTCATCCTGACAACTCAAGACTTTCAACATTTGTCGAGACAGAAAGTATGAACGCCTTTAGAAAGCAATTTGAAAATCATATCGTGAAACATGATTCAGAAAAACTTGAACTAAAAACTAAAGAATTAAAAGAAAATCAAAAAATTTACGAAAATCAAATCAAAGCTTCTGAACAAGCACTTATAGACTTTCCAGAATTAAGAACTGAAATATTAGGAAGAAAAAACCAAATACTTCAAGATATTGAAAAACTGAAAGCTTACACTGACTTTCTAGCATCATTGATATGAGAATAGATTCAAAAAAAACTAAAGTTTCATTTCAGTATGAAACTTTATTACTCGATGGAAAGTAAAAGTGGAAGAAAAGATAAAGCTGAGTATGAAACTTTATTACTCTCGTACATATGTTGTATGAGAGTAATAAAGATATACCTAGTGAAATCATATAATCAAACCTAATCAAAAAGCCGATTTAAAAATCGGCTTTTTGATTCATACATTTTGACCTGTCACCATACCGATAACACCAAATAAAATGCCACGCTCATAACAGTCATCGCAAAAATGCGTTGAACAGCGTACACAGAAATAAAACAGCTTAGTGATCTACCCAGAACCATCCCAATAACACAAGCCATCACGAATCCTATGGTCACAGAAATTGGATATTGATATCCTTCAAGCATATGCATTGCAATGCTAACGCCACCAATTAAAAAGATGATCATCAGCGATGTTGCCACAATGCTCCGCATATCTAAATTTGTGACTTTACGTAGTGCTGGCACGATCGCAAAACCACCACCTACCCCCAAAAGCCCTGTCAAAAGTCCTGCCACCATACCCAAAGCACCCAAAATGGATGCCGTTTTTAGATTCCACATGAAGCGCCCCGTGTTTTGATTCACTTTACAAGGCGGATTTGCCACATCATGAACATGGTTGAAAAAAATCCGATACGCCACAATCAGCATCACCCCACTAAACCCCAAGGTCAGCCAAATGGGTGAAATGATATGACTGAGTGAAACACCAAAATGTGCAAATGGAACACTGATCACAGCAATCCAAAGTGCCGCACGGTATCGGACAATCTTTTGTAGAAAACCTTGAATCGTTCCCACAAATGCTGAAAATGTAATGGCGAGCAACCCGACTGGTGCTGCTTGAGCAACAGACCAACCTTGGCTTGCCATGAGTGCAGGCACAGCCAAAATGCCACCACCAGCACCTGTCAGCCCCAATAGGCAACCAATGGCTAAGCCTTCTAAAATGAGTAACCACATGATGTTATTTCACCTGTATTCATCGGATCAGGCTTATTACAGACAATAAGCACCCTACCCATTTTTTAAATCAATAAAAATGGGAGTTTTAGTGTGTGGAAATTACTGGTTTGCTAAGCTAGGTTTGACCATCCATTCATGACCTTTGAGCATGCCATTCCAATAAACATAAGGAATGATTCGGGCTTTTAATAACCATGCAAAAGCAGTTGGACGTTGACCATCCAATAACCATTTCGGGAAGCTTGGATTGAGTACACCACCATAGTTAAATTCGGCCAAAACCACTTTGCCCCGTTCAACTGTCAGTGGACATGAACCATAGCCATCGTAATGTGCAAATTGCTGACTTCCTTTAAGGTATTGCAGAACATTGACGGCAACAATGGGGGCTTGTTTACGAACTGCTGCAGCTGTTTTAGCATTGGTGGTATTGGTGACATCACCCAACGCAAAAATGTTGGCGTATTGTGGCTTCTGATGTTGCAAAGTTTTAGGATTGACATCAACCCAACCTGCAGCATCCACCAATGGGCTTGAGCGAATAAAGTCAGGAGCATGTTGTGGTGGCACCACATGAATCATGTCGAATTCAGTTTCAATGATATTTTTTTCATCACCAATGGTGACTTCAAACCAAGCATGTTTACGTTCACCATCAATTTTGACCAAACGATGGCTGAAATGCAGGTTGATGTCATATTTCTGTACATATTCCATCAATGCTGGAACATAGGCTTGCACTCCAAATAACACACCACCTGCATTAAAGAATTCAACCTGAATGTCTTTCAAATGACATTGTTTTTGCCAATGATCTGAAGACAAGTACATCGCTTTTTGTGGCGCACCTGCACATTTAATTG contains these protein-coding regions:
- a CDS encoding class I SAM-dependent DNA methyltransferase; this translates as MNAVEIEAAVSELAAKPFDAQEFAFDFLRAFSNKETTIKKLRAGQSNSSDIEHGVLQRNHIHIAVCDQDKVTETLTALRKSKATEKAKAKFILATDGLNLQAEDLISGDTISSNFSEFAEHFGFFLPLAGISTIREIKDNPIDVRATGRLNKLYIELLKENPDWATEERRQDMNHFMARLIFCFFAEDTEIFKPTGIFTKTISDMSERDSSNTHEVISTLFHAMNIEDSKRAETKLPVWAKRFPYVNGGLFSGSTEVPKFSKIARTYLLHAGELNWQKINPDIFGSMIQAVTNDDERGSLGMHYTSVPNILKVLNPLFLDDLNEQLEASKESPLKLFNLRKRIARIRVFDPACGSGNFLVIAYKELRKIEAKINELRNEKGRATDIPLTNFRGIEINSFPAEIARLALVIAEYQSNVQYCGQIEALQTVLPLSKENWIICGNALRLDWLSICPPTGNAVKVVADDLFETPLVQTEIDFENEGGETYICGNPPYLGSTWQTDEQKADLEKLFRKETNVWKSLDYVSGWFFKAALYISENTDAKSALVATNSICQGQQVAILWPSIFARKINIEFAYTSFSWANLAAHNAGVTVIIVGLSKQSSTKKRIFTTSSENEILEKTVNNINAYLVEGENIIIEKRSKPISDLTEMIAGNKPVDGGNLLLTLNELQNLNLDKGLQRKIIKQCYGSAELIRGLQRYCIWIDKSNLDEATENAEIYSRIEAVKKIRLASSKESTRKAAERAFSFEETKPTANKSALCVPVTSSENREYLPVDILSPEKIVLNTACVANDAPLWNMAIITSKIMQVWVGAVCIRMRTDFRFTPTLAWNTFPVPSLTEKNKADLTRCAENILLAREAHFPATIADLYDPEKMPENLRQAHEENDEVLERIYIGRRFKNDTERLEKLFSMYTEMTSKQAGKKKA
- a CDS encoding DEAD/DEAH box helicase, translating into MTTSENPTNQRTVPAVSIKIACTGASNKANELGMRPMQERAYDKRGEQYLLIKSPPASGKSRALMFVALDKLANQGIQQALIVVPERSIGSSFADEELTKHGFWADWKVKPHWNLCNVPNADDEKVAKSKVKAVGEFLASEDKVLVCTHATFRFAVEELGVEAFDNRLIAIDEFHHVSSNPDNKLGAQLSQFMERDKAHIVAMTGSYFRGDSEAVLSPTDENKFETVTYTYYEQLNGYTYLKALDIGYFFYTGKYTDAVMKVLDPTLKTIIHIPNVNSRESTQMGKHIEVEHIMDAMGTWKGVDEETGFHLIEITTEMGNKRILKVADLVDDSDAAKRSKVLTALKDPKQRFNRDHVDIIIALGMAKEGFDWIWCEHALTIGYRSSLTEIVQIIGRATRDAEGKHRAKFTNLIAEPDASEKLVVEAVNDMLKAIAASLLMEQVLAPRFEFTPKDQGALDGFDYGKDGYQKGKTNVGINGKTGQVHVEINDLKKPESEEANRICKEDLNEIITAFVQNKSAIERGLFDQENVVPEELTQLALGKIVQEKYPELEPEDQEAVRQHAIAAFNLIQQAKKELEQAQQTLGGTTAGPSGTGNPDDKPESNIAFIQGVKRFMNVRDLDIDLIDHINPFESAYAVLSKAMDEATLRQVQAHISAKRINLSPEEAKELAIRAVQFKKERGRLPDINSQDAWEKRMAEGVAAFARFKAQEKAKASS
- a CDS encoding GIY-YIG nuclease family protein, which produces MADFSDDELLSELGIDLAPVKSVTYTAKEERLISGFEEIIHFYEEHKRVPSNTAETDIFERMYAVRLAQLKQSDEAKKLLADFDQYSLLSDSDNENSDVASLAEDDLLAELGIELEDEENILILKNVRTQEERKEAELVGRQKVCEDFGVFEPLFNQIQSELETGIRYTKRYGKNNVLEKNDWFILNGQLVFIAEISEYFETSDGHLDARTRLIYSNGTESNILMRSLTKSLYKDEAGRRVLITNNTGPLFVEENLPKLENEIEIQSGTIYVLRSLSSNSFIKEHKQVIHKIGVTTSKVNKRITDAKNDPTYLLADVELVASYALPENVVPHKLEKLIHKVLQSAQLDINIEDRFGKPVKPKEWFLVPLEIIEEIIKHLKNGTITEYIYDINKATLVPITKESDS
- a CDS encoding helix-turn-helix domain-containing protein; amino-acid sequence: MFMSELTIQFGQLVRKYRKERNMSQEQLALLCNMDRSYLGRIERGEVNPTLEKIFQLADSLKIPARSLIP
- a CDS encoding sulfite exporter TauE/SafE family protein translates to MWLLILEGLAIGCLLGLTGAGGGILAVPALMASQGWSVAQAAPVGLLAITFSAFVGTIQGFLQKIVRYRAALWIAVISVPFAHFGVSLSHIISPIWLTLGFSGVMLIVAYRIFFNHVHDVANPPCKVNQNTGRFMWNLKTASILGALGMVAGLLTGLLGVGGGFAIVPALRKVTNLDMRSIVATSLMIIFLIGGVSIAMHMLEGYQYPISVTIGFVMACVIGMVLGRSLSCFISVYAVQRIFAMTVMSVAFYLVLSVW